The genomic interval TCGCTTCATGTTTTCAGCCTTAAATACGGTGGTAAAACCGAGTCGATGTCAGCTGACACTCAACAAAGAATTATCATGAAGTTTCAAGTCCAAGACACTACAGACAAATCTCTTATCACTCCACACCAGGTAAAAAGAAATCTGTTTCAATACGGTTcagaattaattaaaaaactggCACAAACTTAGTCAATTAATGATTAAAACACTACAAGACTAACATAAGAAGCATTAAATTCAGATTTTTCTGTTTGATAggaaaattatattaataaaaattatgaagGCAAAttgtattgttaaaatgtatgtaCTTAGTAACTGTATACATTTAACTATTCTGCTACtcaccaggcataatgtaagaATTAGCTTTAATATAACAACATTACTCGTTACAACACCAATGTATCGTCTGCCATTAAGCAAGTCTTCATTAGGGATTAATGCTACAAAACCTAATCTATTATTATGTCTTAACAGTCCCATTTCCATTTTTTGAAAACCACAATAAAAAGCAATGCAACACCATAACTTAAAAATTcttaaacttgaaaaaaaaaattaccaccAATCACCATCTAACTAACAAATACACAATCCACCAGgcattcgtccgttttgtcagCTCAACCGGCCaagaaattatatttgttgCCGAACACGACAAAACTTTAACATACAAGTTTGAGATTGACCTTGCCACTGCTGGTCGCGAACAATTTAACTCGGCGTCGGGAAAATACTCGATGCATCTGATTGTTGGTGACGCAACCATCTCCAACCCTGTGTTCTGGAAATTCGTAAGTAaagataaaaagtttaataaatagttgttgtaaaaacataatctgttctataagggtgatgtttttatttaaggaCATAGGATTTAGTCTAGATTCAGATACAGAGTCCgaactctggtataaatccCATATGCCATCTGTAACTTCACCATAAGACTTAGTTAACCTATACTATATGAAATAGAAATGCCgcaaatttataataaacgtTAGTATTGAAACCAAAGTGGCCAAAATCCAAAATAAATCCAACAAAGCAAACTGCAGTCTTCCTTAAAACATTTATGccaaaacgtttaaaaactttgtacTGTACATCAAATGTATAATATTACGATTGCCATACTTACATTATAATTTTCCCAGGGTGACATTAACCTGAAACTTGGTGAAGCAAAGAAATCGAAATCTTCATTCGAGAGTCATTATTCAGCGAAACCCGAAATCCAACACACATTCCGACTGCCAGAAGAAAGGCCACCAGTGTTTGTGTCTCAAGCTTTCACAGTTGCTTGCCTTCTTCCTATTGTGTTGCTGTTCATCTTCGTAAGttgacaattttaaatatttatataaaagtcaaagtatatggatgaggtcctgtAGTATGGCACACCAAACGACCTGCgatttaggacagagttggcccattaccccaacattatgtatgcacattttatttaataagggtgaggtcttataGTGTCACACATCATTGGGTCTGGAATTTTGGGCCAAAGTTGCCCAAACCCTAACATCAAAACCTTTATATTAAAGTAAGAAGAAAATTAGATCATCATAATTAAATTAGATCATTATAATTTTAGTTGCTATCTCTACCTATATAGGATACCCATATAACTTATTTCTGTTTAACACAGTGGGCTAAGGTTGGTGCAAATCTTGGAAAGTTGAAACTTGCTCCAAAGAACATCATCTTTCATGCTGGACTTATCGGTGAGTACGTTTGTTATATTGTGTCTAAGAGTCTATCACACAAATTATACAGATTTgtgcaaaatgtttttaaatgtgttttacttgttttctGAGACTGCGCTGCCTGTAATTCCTAttgctgtaaatattatttgtctcTTGGGGTAGATTACcgaaaaacttatttataacaaataaattggCATACCCATATAGTTTAATtgacttttttaaaccaatatcttaatataaatatttaccttttttaggAATCTTTGTTCTTTATTATTTCTGCTGGAAGAGCCTTGATATGTTCACAACGGTTCAGTATCTATTTGGCGTGGGAGCTGTTACGTTTGTATTTGGCAACTCCGTCTTGTCAGATATAGCTAACAACCGCTGACGAAGaactatgaaacaaaattagaaTAGAAATTTGGAAGCATATTACATATTACGGCGTCTTGTTTTCGAAGCATATCTTGGATCGAAATAAAATGACTACATTAGTACTAGATTATGTGTGTTTAAGTTCATTAAACGAATATCAATTATCTCGAATNNNNNNNNNNNNNNNNNNNNNNNNNNNNNNNNNNNNNNNNNNNNNNNNNNATCAAATTAAAACGAATATTCAATATATCTCGAATTGAgcttacaataataaaattgacTACATTTAGTACTAGATTTATGTGTGTTTAAGTTTCATTAAAACgaatattcaaattaaaacgAATATTCAATTTATCTCGAATTGAgctttacaataattttttgatgTCTTTAAATAGgttgatgtttttaaataggGGTAATGGTCTAATTCTGATCTAAATCCTAGGGCCTAACCTGCCACGCTGCGGAACCTTACCCGCAtagattagaatatttttaaatttatcattgGGGAGACGAGGTTACTAAGTTTTCCGCACAATGTAATATTCTCATACGATACGAAGGCAATTTCAAACGGGCACGCTTTTTCGTGTTAGAAAAATACTTTcgataaaaacaatttgttggCGAACAAACTGATGTTTCGTTGTTCGTGTACTTTTtgataattaaacaaatagaaTCGACTGGCCCCCGAACAATTAAACAGGAAATGAAATCAACGCTCCGATACAGCTATAAGATGTCGAGCGACATGTTGTTATCGGCAATAGTTCGTGAGTCAGATGTATACGCACTGTGACTATTGCTACAAAACAGAGAGCTTTGTACTTAATTACGATGACGTTACGACTGACCATTTCTCTACACGTTGTGTTATTTGTACTGCAAGGTAAGTTTATTAccagaatatatatttttttcgctATCACAGCCGATAGATTTCTGTTTTGTTGTCAGTATTTAACGTTATCTGTAAGTAGCAGCCGTACTGTATAATCTAAACTAGAAAACACTACATTACTGTAGAATTATTCAGTATCCACAGTCGGTTGTTTTTGTAACCATagcatataaaaatatagtgaGCATTGGCATCTTTTAGGTATATACTAGGCTTTAGGTTGAACTACCTCAAATGTATAAACCCCAAcaagggtgggaaaagatgagacacatttttactcatttggtagtaaacaaaaatctacaaagaactataaaccgtatcctctcgactcccatagaccgttgttatttgtttaaaccaccACAAAgtttatttggatattaagcgctaaaggtgtcccgtcttcccccgccctactacaCAAGTTGCTAATGTATGCTACTTTTTGTGTTAAAGTATAATAAGCTTTTTTTACAGGTGTGACTGGGCAATGTCCAAACGGCAGAAAGAAAAGATCTTTCGTTGATGCTGATCAACTCAATGCACTCAACATTACAGATAGATTAGGTAAGCTCGTTTATAACGTATTTGTTTGCACAGTGATGTCCCATTCTTAAGCCATATATACTACAGTGGAATAAGATGGAGCAAATGATATCCCATATCTCATAACCacgtttttaacaactaacaaagGTATTTTAGAGGCGCGaggttacggttatataaatctgaagagcgttgttagttgttgaAGCGAGAATTGGAAATATGGGATGATATATGTGCTGTGCTATACATGTATCCTATCTTGcctataaaactatatattattttaggcaaaaattgtttagtgtcttcaatataaaacatgaaaattaaACTAGTGTTATTAACAGAGTCGCCAGACTACGTTGAACAAAGCAACAGTGTTAATATATCATGCTCGCTATTGTCAGTTAACATGAGGTAACTATATTCCTAAGCTTCGCAattcatatagtagagtgggggaaagatgggacacctttccatcgtattttatcgtcccaattggtggtaaacaaagaacatttaagaacttataaaccatatcctACAGACTCTTATATATAGGCCGTtgataagtttaaaacacgaccaggaaatttagattttatgtGCCATAAgctgtaccatcttaccccacattactatatagtTAGGACGGGAGCTAATGCTGATTGTCAAGTTACATTTTAGTTTCAGTCATGCATACTTGGCTGGTTTTGATGTCGCTTCAATAAAAGAACTTGTATTACTTGACAAAGACTACGAACCAATCAATGACAGCAGTTGTAGGGCAGTCAGTGAGGATTcgttttacaaattttcaaTGATAAAAACGTTTGCGAAATGCGCGAATAATATCAgagtaagttttttaaattacaaactatatatatagtttgctTTGGTACAGTATTTGGTGTTATGTTGGCAAATTACGCATTTTAAACGATTATTAGTTtatcaatataaaataatatgttcCTTCAACATAAACTCAATCTCATTATTAAAGATTAAAACAgtgaaaaacaaactttacaacaaaacaatagtcATTGCTTGAAATAAAACGTATATCCATCAatgttcttttaaaaatgtttgtctttaaaataaaaaaagaaactttttaataacaaagGCCGACTGGTTAAACTTAAACCAGCAATGTTCTGTAATAAACACTATTTTCAGAGTGAcgattttaccttttttttacagttacacAATAGCATACTGTCGATCAATTATACAGTTCTAGTAGTCCCTGATGCACAACAAGGTGTTGTATCAAGAAAACCAACCAACTTTATACAGCTGAGTTGCGCTTACAGACGTGATCTCAACACGACTCTTGGAAAAAGGACGAAAGTAATAATACCGTGAGtgtgtttaaacatatacagTTGCTCTATCCTTATAAATAtccatgttttaattaattgcaACAATCTTGCAAAACGTTACAGTATTGATGGGAGTTGTATAGATGTGGCAAGACGTTGGCATCAAGTATTCATAGACATACAGGGTAGGAGAGTTCGACAAAAACGGCACCCGGAACCAGGTATGATATTTTCTTTATGATAACGTAACTTAAATATTCTCGcatggggcaacaacagttgttataacacgggtgttttatttcatacaccacaaGTTTGCTAacgagttacaacatatgtaaaAATGCAGATTTCGTGGTTTGGCTCTGGTTCAATCTAAAGCGAGTACAAAGATGGCGACCGTGTCTTCGTAAAATTATAAGGGTAAGGAAAGTGGGTAACGAACACGCCCTTGCATGTTTATACAGTAAGTAGCATGGAGCTTATTCTATTTATTCACAGTACGAACACTACATCGACCACATTCTTGGATTCGTAACTATCCGTAACCACGAAGATACACATTTTCCCTGTCTTTTATAAAAGATATTACACAATTTATATCGCTCCTCTGTATACGACGAATCATATAAACAGATATATTAACCAAATACCACTGTGGTATATTCTATACatagcatatatatagtagggtgcaaaaagatgagacacctttttcttaaaccattcggtagtaaacaaagaacattcaaacaattataccattattaaatgtttaaaacaccaggATTTTcgaatattgtgtgctaaaaaagtcccgtcttctcccaccctactatatagtaaagtCAGGATAAGCGATGGTTCATGCTTTTATTCTCTTTAGTgcaatttattagtaaacaaagaatatttacagaattgtcaTTTTAATCATAGCCTTGCTACTGTGAAacaacgttgttaattgttataaacaagATTAAGAAAAACTGTAGTAACCTCACCTCGGAAGAATAAATAGGGTTCATTGATTCATTTAAGCTAGGACTGGTTATGCAAAAATGCTAAAAGGCAGTTgctgacaaaaaaaaaacgatcataAAGAGAAGTCACttttgataaacaaaaatctttttgGAACCGGGAAACAAATTGTTTGGTTGGTTGTTCGTACTTAATTGACGTGCAAGCGATATAAGCGGCTGGCCCCGAACAGTTAAACAGGAAATGAAATCAACGCTCCGATACAGCTATAAGATGTCGAGCGACATGTTGTTATCGGCAATAGTTCGTGAGTGAGATGTATACGCACTGTGACTATTGCTACAAAACAGAGAGCTCTGTTCTTAATTACGATGACGTTACGACTGACCATTGCTCTACACGTTGTGTTATTTGTACTGCAGGGTAAGTTTATTACCagaacatatatacatatagtagtgtgggaggaaatgggacagcttttccttctattttctcatcctacttggtagtaaaaaaaggaaattcaaaaaattataaaatcttcacgactttcataggcgttgttagttgtttaacacatggtcaggatatttggatattttgagccaaaggtgtcccgtcgtcccccaccttactatatatcagtctttaaatattttaacgagCAGAACATCGAGATAGCGTGCCTCGGATCCGCTAAGCCTTTATTTCACACCTTCAATATAAGCCTGCAACGTTCGTTAGTACATCAGGCCATTCAGAGCTACTAACAGAATGCTgttcaaatattctgtttgCATTTTTGCAAAACAGCGAAACGTTTATACTTGCATTGCAAGTTGCTAACGTTTGCTACTTATCAGCGGTGTGTCACTTATCAACTATAATGTACTTTCTTAAAGGTGTGACTGGACAATGTCCAAACGGAAGAAAGAAAAGATCTTTCGTTGTTGCTGATCAACTTAATGCACTCACAGATAGATTAGGTAAGCTCGTTTATAACGTAATTATTTGCACAACAGTTCGCCAATTCAAGCCAGTTtactgtttactaccaaataaccTTGAAATAGAAAGAAACATGTTAtcccaacctaatatatagtagggtggggaaagatgggacgccataaaaccgtatcttcgcGACCCCCAatgagcgttgttaattgtttatagcACAATCAGGACACTCAGaaattatatgctaaaggtgtcccgtctcccctaACCTATTATATTACCTtcacttataaataaaacagtataaaTCTTAAACTAATGTTATTAACAGAATCACCAGACTACGTTGAACATAGCAACAGTGTTAATATATCATGCTCGCTATTGTCAGTTAACATGAGGTAACTATATTCCTACAACctcttttttagttttcttgcCAAATTTAGCTGTAATCCATCCAATAGTACTTGGTAGACAAATATACCACAAAAGTAACattgtattgtttaaatgaaggttttaaagttttggaAGTATATAGTGTAAATACGACTCTTAACACCGTACGTTCTATGTTCGAAACTCGATGTCGCCACCAGTGTGGGTGTGTGTGTTTTGAGGTAAAACATTAAACGTTAGTTATTGAAACCCGACATAAAATATAGAACACTATAAGTTAGAGGTAAATAATTCGTAATTGGTTATAATTTACAGAATGTTCAACAAGTTGTACCACATGCTAATTGTCAAGTTACATTTCAGTTTCAGTCATGCATATTTGGCAGTTGTAGGGCAGTCAGTGAGGATTcgttttacaaattttcatttgtgAAAACGTTCGCAAAATGTTCGAACAATGTGAAAGTAAGACTTTAAAGTTACAAAGGAAATAATAGTTTATCCTTTATGTGATTAAATATGCTGGCTAACTATACGCACTTTAACTGAGGaatatagtgctgtggggtaagatgg from Ciona intestinalis chromosome 2, KH, whole genome shotgun sequence carries:
- the LOC100186813 gene encoding uncharacterized protein LOC100186813, translated to MTLRLTISLHVVLFVLQGVTGQCPNGRKKRSFVDADQLNALNITDRLESPDYVEQSNSVNISCSLLSVNMSFSHAYLAGFDVASIKELVLLDKDYEPINDSSCRAVSEDSFYKFSMIKTFAKCANNIRLHNSILSINYTVLVVPDAQQGVVSRKPTNFIQLSCAYRRDLNTTLGKRTKVIIPIDGSCIDVARRWHQVFIDIQGRRVRQKRHPEPDFVVWLWFNLKRVQRWRPCLRKIIRYEHYIDHILGFVTIRNHEDTHFPCLL